One genomic region from Gemmobacter aquarius encodes:
- a CDS encoding DUF2155 domain-containing protein, whose protein sequence is MRLLAALLLALPLPAMAQTYADADAGVLRWLDKLTGETADIELVLGQEAQSGRLTIRLDACRYPADNPASDAEAHLTITDRGVEKPVFDGWMVASSPALSALDHPRYDVWVLRCVTPALPAPVDGPATSEGDGQ, encoded by the coding sequence ATGAGACTGCTGGCCGCGCTGCTGTTGGCGCTGCCGCTTCCGGCGATGGCGCAGACCTATGCCGATGCCGATGCGGGCGTGTTGCGCTGGCTCGACAAACTGACGGGCGAGACGGCGGATATCGAACTGGTGCTCGGGCAAGAGGCCCAGAGCGGACGACTGACGATCCGGCTGGATGCCTGCCGTTATCCGGCGGACAATCCTGCGTCGGATGCCGAGGCGCATCTGACGATCACCGACCGGGGCGTCGAAAAGCCGGTGTTCGATGGCTGGATGGTGGCATCATCCCCCGCGCTGTCGGCGCTGGATCATCCGCGCTATGACGTCTGGGTGCTGCGCTGCGTGACACCGGCACTTCCTGCTCCGGTCGACGGCCCTGCCACGTCCGAGGGTGACGGGCAGTAG
- the accB gene encoding acetyl-CoA carboxylase biotin carboxyl carrier protein translates to MSKHTPDADVAFISALAELLNKNDLTELSVKREYGEDDSLEVRVVKQANIVTTSVAAPAPAQYYAPAPAAAAPAAAAAAIEDPAQHPGAVTSPMVGTVYMAAEPGATPFITIGATVTEGQTVLIIEAMKTMNHIPAPKSGTVKRILVDDGAPVEYGAPLLIIE, encoded by the coding sequence ATGAGCAAACATACCCCCGACGCGGACGTGGCCTTCATCTCGGCACTGGCCGAGCTTCTGAACAAGAACGACCTGACCGAGCTTTCCGTCAAACGCGAATATGGCGAAGACGACAGCCTCGAAGTCCGCGTGGTCAAACAGGCCAATATCGTCACGACCTCGGTGGCAGCCCCGGCTCCTGCCCAGTATTACGCGCCTGCGCCAGCCGCAGCAGCCCCTGCCGCCGCCGCTGCCGCCATCGAAGATCCGGCCCAGCATCCCGGCGCCGTGACCTCGCCCATGGTCGGCACCGTCTACATGGCCGCCGAACCGGGCGCGACACCCTTCATCACCATCGGTGCCACCGTGACCGAAGGCCAGACCGTCCTCATCATCGAAGCGATGAAGACGATGAACCACATACCCGCCCCCAAATCAGGCACCGTCAAGCGCATCCTCGTCGATGACGGCGCACCCGTCGAATACGGCGCCCCCCTCCTGATCATCGAATAA
- a CDS encoding TetR family transcriptional regulator C-terminal domain-containing protein produces MTSGATPKPRTRIQARNSETILEAALEVFSTYGFRGATLDQIAEVAGLSKPNLLYYFPSKEAMHQALLTRLLSTWLDPLRDVKASGDPVTEILGYVRRKVELSRDYPRESRLFANEILQGAPRMREAIEGELKTLVDEKSALLQSWMDQGSIARMPPAHLIFSIWALTQHYADFDAQVRAMLGPDHDPFTEAGDYLDTLFRKLLAP; encoded by the coding sequence ATGACTTCCGGCGCTACGCCCAAACCCCGAACCCGCATCCAGGCCCGCAACTCGGAAACCATCCTCGAAGCGGCACTCGAAGTGTTTTCGACCTATGGCTTCCGCGGCGCAACCCTCGACCAGATCGCCGAGGTGGCGGGCCTGTCGAAACCCAACCTGCTTTACTACTTCCCCTCGAAAGAGGCTATGCATCAGGCGCTTCTCACCCGCCTGTTGTCGACCTGGCTCGACCCGCTGCGCGATGTAAAGGCATCGGGCGATCCGGTGACCGAAATCCTGGGCTATGTCCGGCGCAAGGTGGAACTCAGCCGCGACTATCCGCGCGAAAGCCGGCTTTTCGCCAATGAAATCCTGCAAGGCGCCCCCCGCATGCGCGAGGCGATCGAGGGCGAGTTGAAAACCCTCGTCGACGAGAAATCGGCGCTGCTGCAGTCATGGATGGATCAGGGAAGCATTGCCCGGATGCCGCCCGCGCACCTGATCTTCTCGATCTGGGCACTGACCCAGCACTACGCCGATTTCGACGCTCAGGTCCGCGCAATGCTCGGCCCCGACCACGACCCTTTTACCGAAGCGGGCGATTACCTCGACACCTTGTTTCGCAAACTCCTCGCCCCCTGA
- the mlaD gene encoding outer membrane lipid asymmetry maintenance protein MlaD, protein MAGSKAEIAAGGAVLAAAVAFLVYAGQVTGMSGGTAASYDLRASFRSVEGVTVGTDVRLAGVKVGTVTALALNPQTFFADAVLSVQSDVQLPDDSAALVSSEGLLGGNFVELVPGGSPENYAAGAEIEDTQGAVSVISLMMKFAGGGSDGAAPDAAGGTAADGAGVAP, encoded by the coding sequence ATGGCGGGTTCCAAGGCGGAAATTGCGGCGGGCGGTGCGGTTCTTGCCGCTGCAGTCGCGTTTCTGGTCTATGCGGGGCAGGTTACCGGCATGTCGGGCGGGACGGCTGCAAGCTATGATTTGCGGGCGTCTTTCCGGTCGGTAGAGGGCGTGACGGTCGGCACCGATGTAAGGCTTGCTGGGGTCAAGGTCGGCACCGTCACGGCGCTTGCGCTGAACCCGCAGACCTTTTTCGCCGATGCGGTGCTGTCGGTGCAAAGCGATGTGCAACTGCCTGACGATTCAGCGGCGCTGGTGTCTTCCGAAGGGCTGCTGGGCGGGAATTTCGTCGAACTGGTTCCCGGTGGATCGCCCGAGAATTACGCGGCGGGGGCCGAGATCGAAGACACCCAAGGCGCGGTTTCGGTGATCTCTCTGATGATGAAATTCGCAGGTGGCGGGTCGGACGGTGCGGCACCTGACGCAGCGGGCGGAACGGCAGCGGACGGCGCGGGGGTTGCGCCATGA
- a CDS encoding LLM class flavin-dependent oxidoreductase: MQKYSILDLCPVAEGQSAAEALANTADLARHAERLGYHRYWLAEHHNMPGIASAATAVVIGHVAAATRSIRVGAGGIMLPNHAPLVIAEQFGTLATLFPGRIDLGLGRAPGTDMATARALRRHMEAGDDFPQDVVELLGYFGAADEGQRVRAFPGTGTQVPVWILGSSLYGAQLAAHLGLPYAFASHFAPALLGEALATYRATFRPSVWLDRPYAMMGAGVCAAATDAEAELLRSSQILAFARLRTGRPGKLPAPTADLSEVTPQAMAEVGHALSCSAVGSAATVRRQMAALVAEYRPDEVMVTGMIHDHAARLRSFEIASEVMAGLVDGARAA; this comes from the coding sequence ATGCAAAAATATTCCATCCTCGATCTTTGCCCCGTGGCAGAAGGTCAAAGCGCCGCCGAGGCCTTGGCCAATACCGCCGATCTTGCCCGCCATGCCGAGCGCTTGGGCTATCACCGCTATTGGCTGGCCGAGCATCACAACATGCCCGGCATCGCGAGTGCGGCGACAGCGGTGGTGATCGGCCATGTCGCGGCGGCGACAAGGAGCATCCGCGTCGGCGCGGGTGGCATCATGCTGCCGAACCATGCGCCCTTGGTCATTGCCGAACAGTTCGGCACGCTGGCCACGCTGTTTCCGGGCCGCATCGACCTTGGTCTTGGCCGTGCGCCGGGCACCGATATGGCGACCGCGCGTGCCTTGCGGCGGCATATGGAGGCAGGGGACGATTTTCCGCAGGATGTGGTCGAATTACTGGGCTATTTCGGCGCAGCGGACGAGGGCCAGAGGGTTCGGGCCTTTCCGGGGACGGGAACGCAGGTGCCGGTCTGGATTCTCGGCTCGTCGCTGTACGGCGCGCAGCTTGCGGCCCATCTGGGTCTGCCCTACGCCTTTGCGTCGCACTTCGCGCCTGCTTTGCTGGGCGAGGCGCTGGCGACCTATCGCGCCACATTCCGGCCTTCGGTCTGGCTTGACCGGCCCTATGCGATGATGGGGGCGGGGGTCTGTGCTGCCGCCACGGACGCCGAGGCTGAATTGCTGCGGTCGTCGCAGATCCTTGCCTTTGCGCGGTTGCGGACGGGGCGTCCGGGTAAGTTGCCTGCTCCGACGGCCGATCTGTCGGAGGTGACGCCGCAGGCTATGGCCGAGGTCGGGCATGCGCTATCCTGTTCGGCGGTGGGCAGTGCTGCGACCGTGCGGCGGCAGATGGCGGCGCTTGTGGCCGAATACCGGCCCGACGAGGTGATGGTGACGGGTATGATCCATGACCATGCCGCACGGTTGCGGTCGTTCGAGATCGCGTCCGAAGTGATGGCGGGTCTGGTGGACGGGGCGCGGGCGGCCTGA
- the aat gene encoding leucyl/phenylalanyl-tRNA--protein transferase, producing MPDQTITPELLLRGYAAGIFPMAQGRDDPEIHWIDPRRRGILPLDGFHISRSLRRTILTCGWTVTIDTAFAETLQGCADRPETWINAPIFALYTDLHTAGFAHSLEVWEGQTLVGGVYGVTLGAAFFGESMFSRRTDASKLALAYAVHRLRAGGFSLFDTQFLTPHLASLGGVEITRFDYRRRLSTALERSARFAPEGYCPSPSDVAGPSTGAGSAGVTQRSTQTS from the coding sequence ATGCCCGACCAGACCATCACGCCCGAACTGCTTTTGCGCGGCTACGCGGCGGGTATATTTCCGATGGCCCAAGGCCGCGACGATCCCGAAATCCACTGGATCGACCCGCGCCGCCGCGGCATCCTGCCGCTCGACGGCTTCCACATCTCGCGCTCCCTGCGCCGCACCATCCTGACCTGCGGCTGGACCGTCACCATCGACACCGCCTTTGCCGAAACCCTGCAAGGCTGTGCCGACCGGCCCGAGACATGGATCAACGCGCCGATCTTCGCGCTCTACACCGACCTTCACACCGCAGGCTTCGCCCATTCGCTCGAGGTGTGGGAGGGCCAAACCCTCGTCGGCGGCGTCTATGGCGTCACCCTCGGGGCGGCCTTCTTCGGAGAATCGATGTTCTCGCGCCGCACCGATGCCAGCAAACTGGCACTCGCCTACGCCGTCCACCGCCTGCGGGCGGGCGGCTTCAGCCTGTTTGACACCCAGTTCCTGACCCCGCATCTCGCAAGCCTCGGCGGTGTGGAAATCACGCGCTTCGACTACCGCCGCCGCTTGTCCACGGCGCTCGAGCGGTCCGCCCGCTTCGCACCCGAAGGCTACTGCCCGTCACCCTCGGACGTGGCAGGGCCGTCGACCGGAGCAGGAAGTGCCGGTGTCACGCAGCGCAGCACCCAGACGTCATAG
- a CDS encoding NADH:ubiquinone oxidoreductase subunit NDUFA12, with product MDFLKRLVTWWNGQTLGTQLFTARKGVKVGEDAQGNIYYETRDAKRRWVIFNGEVEASRVSPDWHGWLHHTWDQPPTKAPLVHKAWEKPHQENLTGTMAAYAPPGSIRRTEPVARKDYEAWRPE from the coding sequence ATGGATTTCCTCAAGCGGCTTGTGACGTGGTGGAATGGCCAGACTTTGGGCACACAGCTTTTCACTGCCCGCAAGGGTGTGAAGGTCGGCGAGGATGCACAGGGCAACATCTACTACGAGACCCGCGACGCCAAGCGCCGCTGGGTGATCTTTAACGGTGAGGTCGAGGCGAGCCGCGTGTCGCCTGACTGGCACGGCTGGCTGCACCACACCTGGGACCAACCACCGACCAAGGCTCCGCTCGTGCACAAGGCATGGGAAAAGCCGCATCAGGAAAACCTGACCGGCACGATGGCGGCCTATGCGCCGCCCGGATCGATCCGCCGGACCGAACCGGTGGCGCGCAAGGATTACGAGGCGTGGCGGCCGGAGTGA
- a CDS encoding DedA family protein: MMSIDAIVQFLERHQEWSFWVALVFASAETLAFLSLLVPSTAILVAVGATVSTGALSMFPIWAGAALGAVIGSTVSWWLGERYGARILASWPMNREPQLVERATNAFRRWGLPAVFIGHFFGPLRSVVFLFAGMTGVGFWRFQLVNLPGCLLWAYLVPKSGEIGGDIIGWLWKLFGF, translated from the coding sequence ATGATGTCGATCGACGCAATCGTGCAGTTTCTCGAACGGCATCAGGAATGGTCATTCTGGGTGGCTTTGGTCTTTGCATCCGCCGAGACGCTGGCCTTTTTGTCGCTGCTGGTGCCATCGACCGCGATCCTTGTCGCGGTCGGCGCCACGGTATCGACCGGCGCGCTGTCGATGTTTCCGATCTGGGCCGGGGCGGCGCTGGGCGCGGTCATCGGATCGACCGTCAGCTGGTGGCTGGGAGAGCGCTACGGCGCGCGCATCCTCGCAAGCTGGCCGATGAACCGCGAACCGCAGCTGGTGGAGCGGGCGACCAACGCCTTTCGCCGCTGGGGGCTGCCTGCAGTGTTCATCGGGCATTTCTTCGGGCCGCTCCGGTCGGTGGTGTTCCTGTTCGCGGGAATGACCGGCGTGGGATTCTGGCGGTTCCAGCTGGTGAACCTGCCCGGCTGCCTGCTTTGGGCCTATCTGGTGCCCAAATCGGGCGAGATCGGCGGCGATATCATCGGCTGGCTGTGGAAGCTGTTCGGCTTCTGA
- the accC gene encoding acetyl-CoA carboxylase biotin carboxylase subunit, with translation MFEKILIANRGEIALRVIRACREMGIKSVAVHSTADADAMHVRMADESVCIGPASSTHSYLNKAAIISACEITGAQAVHPGYGFLSENAAFAQALEDHGITFIGPSAEHIRIMGDKITAKETAAALGIPVVPGSPSGVPDFETAIGTAADIGFPVIIKATAGGGGRGMKVAKNAEELEVAFRTARSEAKNAFGNDEVYIEKYLQKPRHIEIQVFGDGKGKAVHLGERDCSLQRRHQKVFEEAPGPAITPKMRAEIGTICAEAVAKINYIGAGTVEFLYEDGKFYFIEMNTRLQVEHPVTEAIFGVDLVREQIRVAAGLPMSFEQSDLEINGHAIEVRINAEKLPNFAPCPGKVRVFHAPGGLGVRMDSALYGGYSIPPYYDSLIGKLIVHGRDRPEALARLKRALGELIVDGIDTTVPLFHALLAEPDVQTGEYNIHWLEKWLERQFGA, from the coding sequence ATGTTCGAAAAGATCCTGATCGCCAACCGCGGCGAAATCGCCCTGCGCGTCATCCGCGCCTGTCGGGAAATGGGGATCAAATCGGTCGCCGTGCATTCCACCGCCGACGCCGACGCGATGCATGTCCGCATGGCCGATGAATCGGTCTGCATCGGCCCCGCCTCCTCGACCCACTCCTACCTGAACAAAGCCGCGATCATCTCGGCCTGCGAGATCACGGGCGCCCAGGCCGTCCACCCCGGTTACGGCTTCCTGTCGGAAAACGCCGCCTTCGCGCAGGCGCTCGAAGACCACGGCATCACCTTCATCGGCCCTTCGGCGGAACACATCCGCATCATGGGCGACAAGATCACCGCCAAGGAAACCGCAGCGGCCCTCGGCATCCCCGTGGTGCCCGGATCCCCAAGCGGCGTGCCCGACTTTGAAACCGCCATCGGCACCGCAGCCGACATCGGCTTTCCCGTCATCATCAAGGCCACTGCAGGCGGCGGCGGTCGCGGCATGAAGGTCGCGAAAAACGCCGAAGAACTGGAAGTCGCCTTCCGCACCGCGCGGTCCGAAGCCAAGAACGCCTTCGGCAACGACGAAGTCTATATCGAGAAATACCTGCAAAAGCCCCGCCATATCGAGATCCAGGTCTTCGGCGACGGCAAGGGCAAGGCCGTGCATCTGGGCGAACGCGACTGTTCGTTGCAGCGCCGCCACCAAAAGGTGTTCGAAGAAGCCCCCGGCCCCGCGATCACCCCCAAGATGCGCGCCGAAATCGGCACGATCTGCGCCGAGGCCGTGGCCAAGATCAACTATATCGGCGCGGGCACCGTCGAATTCCTCTATGAAGACGGCAAGTTCTACTTCATCGAGATGAACACCCGCCTTCAGGTCGAACACCCCGTGACCGAAGCGATCTTCGGCGTCGACCTCGTGCGCGAACAGATCCGCGTCGCCGCAGGCCTGCCGATGTCGTTCGAGCAGTCAGACCTCGAAATCAACGGCCACGCGATCGAAGTCCGCATCAACGCCGAAAAGCTGCCGAACTTCGCCCCCTGCCCCGGCAAGGTGCGGGTGTTCCACGCCCCCGGCGGGCTGGGCGTTCGCATGGATTCGGCACTATATGGCGGCTATTCGATCCCGCCCTATTACGACAGCCTGATCGGCAAGCTGATCGTCCACGGCCGTGACCGCCCCGAGGCGCTGGCCCGCCTGAAACGGGCCTTGGGCGAGCTTATCGTCGACGGCATCGACACCACGGTGCCGCTGTTCCACGCGCTTCTGGCCGAACCCGATGTTCAGACCGGCGAATACAACATCCACTGGCTGGAAAAATGGCTCGAACGGCAGTTCGGCGCCTGA
- a CDS encoding N-(5'-phosphoribosyl)anthranilate isomerase produces MTQTLHTPLKPRWTEQVFGAKIVAKGGVIRRAIRDVDREIGRMAFELEVRRRGYHLIESDTQYIVICNTGHIRLIC; encoded by the coding sequence ATGACCCAGACCCTGCACACCCCGCTGAAACCGCGCTGGACCGAACAGGTCTTCGGCGCAAAGATCGTCGCCAAAGGCGGCGTCATTCGCCGCGCAATTCGCGACGTGGACCGCGAGATCGGACGCATGGCCTTCGAACTCGAAGTGCGACGACGGGGCTACCACCTTATCGAAAGCGACACGCAATACATCGTGATCTGCAACACCGGCCATATCCGGTTGATCTGCTGA
- a CDS encoding NAD(P)-dependent oxidoreductase: MSNSPLTPGVVPNRLPHAALADNFGDHAPPFDMHEARVAADRCYFCHDAPCMTACPTSIDIPLFIRQIATGTPDAAARTILSQNIMGGMCARVCPTETLCEEVCVREVAEGKPVEIGRLQRYATDGLMAKGVHPFTRAAATGKRVAVVGAGPAGLACAHRLAMKGHDVAVFDARAKAGGLNEYGIATYKAVADFAQAEVEWLLMIGGITLHHGQILGRDMQLADLQRDFDAVFLGFGLAGVNALRAPGEERGNVVDAVEFIAGLRQAGDKAAVPVGRDVVVIGGGMTAVDAAVQSKLLGAENVTIVYRRGQGKMSASVYEQQHATAVGVRIIHSAAPVAVHGNGSVAEVEFAYTEETAEGLKIKPETFRLKADQLFKAIGQTLTGAPEGLMLQGGKIATTGAGRTSVAGVWAGGDCATGGEDLTVTAVAEGRDAAEDIHAALAAKG; encoded by the coding sequence TTGTCCAACAGCCCGCTGACCCCCGGTGTCGTGCCGAACCGTCTGCCCCATGCCGCGCTGGCCGATAACTTCGGCGACCACGCGCCCCCCTTTGACATGCACGAGGCGCGGGTGGCGGCGGATCGCTGCTATTTCTGCCACGATGCGCCCTGCATGACGGCATGTCCGACCAGCATCGACATTCCGCTGTTCATCCGCCAGATCGCCACGGGCACGCCGGATGCGGCGGCGCGGACGATCCTGTCGCAGAACATCATGGGGGGTATGTGCGCCCGCGTCTGCCCGACCGAGACGCTGTGCGAGGAAGTTTGCGTGCGCGAGGTGGCAGAAGGAAAACCGGTCGAGATCGGGCGGTTGCAACGCTATGCAACCGATGGGTTGATGGCCAAGGGGGTGCATCCCTTTACCCGTGCCGCCGCGACCGGCAAGCGGGTCGCGGTGGTGGGGGCGGGGCCTGCGGGTCTGGCCTGCGCGCACCGGCTGGCGATGAAGGGGCATGACGTAGCCGTGTTCGATGCGCGGGCCAAGGCGGGCGGGCTGAACGAATACGGCATCGCCACCTACAAGGCGGTCGCTGATTTCGCGCAAGCCGAGGTGGAGTGGCTGCTGATGATCGGCGGGATTACCCTGCATCACGGCCAGATTTTGGGCCGCGACATGCAGCTTGCCGATTTGCAGCGCGATTTCGATGCGGTCTTCCTCGGGTTCGGGTTGGCGGGCGTCAACGCGCTGCGCGCTCCGGGCGAGGAGCGGGGCAATGTTGTGGACGCGGTCGAGTTCATCGCGGGGCTGCGGCAGGCGGGCGACAAGGCGGCGGTGCCTGTGGGGCGCGATGTGGTGGTGATCGGCGGGGGCATGACGGCGGTGGATGCGGCCGTACAGTCGAAGCTGCTCGGGGCCGAGAACGTGACCATCGTCTACCGGCGCGGGCAGGGCAAGATGAGCGCCTCGGTCTACGAGCAGCAGCATGCGACGGCGGTGGGGGTGCGGATCATCCATAGTGCAGCCCCCGTGGCGGTGCATGGCAATGGTTCGGTGGCCGAGGTCGAATTCGCCTATACCGAGGAAACCGCCGAGGGGCTGAAGATCAAGCCCGAGACGTTCCGGTTGAAGGCGGACCAGCTGTTCAAGGCCATTGGCCAGACGCTGACGGGTGCGCCCGAGGGGTTGATGCTGCAAGGCGGCAAGATCGCCACCACCGGGGCGGGGCGCACCAGCGTGGCGGGCGTCTGGGCGGGGGGCGATTGCGCGACGGGCGGCGAAGACCTGACCGTGACGGCGGTGGCCGAGGGGCGCGATGCCGCCGAGGACATTCACGCGGCATTGGCGGCAAAGGGCTGA
- the preA gene encoding NAD-dependent dihydropyrimidine dehydrogenase subunit PreA yields MADLTSTFIGIKSPNPFWLASAPPTDKEYNVRRAFDAGWGGVVWKTLGSEGPPIVNVSGPRYGAIWGADRRLLGLNNIELITDRPLQVNLDEIRRVKRDYPDRAMIISLMVPCDEESWKDILHRIEDTGADGVELNFGCPHGMAERGMGSAVGQVPEYIEMVTAWVKHYSKMPCIVKLTPNVTSILPPAQAAKRGGADAVSLINTIKSVTNVDLDHFSPFPMIDGQGSHGGYCGPAVKPIALNMVGEIARHAETRGMPISGIGGVTTWRDAAEFLAMGAGNVQVCTAAMTYGFKIVQEMISGLSQYLDEKAMTLDQLVGRAVPNFVEWQDLNLNYVTKAVIDQDACISCGRCYAACEDTSHQAIAMSPERVFTVKDDECVACNLCVNVCPVDDCITMVEMPKGAVDPRTGRKVGDYANWTTHPNNPGAVAAE; encoded by the coding sequence ATGGCTGACCTGACCTCTACTTTCATCGGGATTAAATCTCCCAACCCGTTCTGGCTGGCCTCTGCACCGCCGACCGACAAGGAATATAACGTCCGCCGCGCCTTCGATGCGGGCTGGGGCGGGGTGGTGTGGAAGACGCTGGGGTCCGAAGGGCCGCCGATCGTGAACGTGTCGGGGCCGCGCTATGGCGCGATCTGGGGGGCGGACCGCCGCCTGCTGGGGCTGAACAACATCGAGTTGATCACCGACCGCCCGTTGCAGGTGAACCTTGACGAGATCCGCCGCGTGAAGCGCGATTATCCCGACCGCGCGATGATCATCAGCCTGATGGTCCCCTGCGACGAGGAAAGCTGGAAGGACATCCTGCACCGGATCGAGGACACCGGGGCGGACGGCGTCGAGCTGAACTTCGGCTGCCCGCATGGCATGGCCGAGCGGGGCATGGGATCGGCCGTGGGGCAGGTGCCGGAGTATATCGAGATGGTCACGGCCTGGGTGAAGCATTATTCGAAGATGCCCTGCATCGTGAAGCTGACGCCCAACGTCACCTCGATCCTGCCTCCGGCGCAGGCGGCCAAACGCGGCGGGGCGGATGCGGTGTCGCTGATCAATACGATCAAATCGGTGACGAATGTCGATCTGGACCATTTCTCGCCCTTCCCGATGATCGACGGGCAGGGATCGCATGGCGGCTATTGCGGGCCTGCGGTCAAGCCCATCGCGCTGAACATGGTGGGCGAGATCGCACGCCATGCCGAGACGCGGGGGATGCCGATTTCGGGCATCGGTGGCGTGACCACATGGCGCGACGCGGCCGAGTTCCTTGCCATGGGGGCGGGCAACGTGCAGGTCTGCACGGCGGCCATGACCTATGGGTTCAAGATCGTGCAGGAGATGATCTCGGGCCTGTCGCAGTATCTGGACGAAAAGGCGATGACGCTGGACCAGCTGGTCGGACGCGCTGTGCCCAATTTCGTGGAATGGCAGGATCTGAACCTGAACTACGTGACCAAGGCGGTGATCGATCAGGATGCCTGCATTTCCTGCGGGCGCTGCTATGCCGCTTGCGAGGATACCAGCCATCAGGCCATCGCCATGAGCCCCGAGCGTGTGTTTACGGTCAAGGATGACGAATGCGTCGCCTGCAACCTGTGTGTCAACGTCTGTCCGGTGGATGACTGCATCACCATGGTCGAGATGCCGAAAGGTGCGGTCGATCCGCGTACAGGGCGCAAGGTGGGCGATTATGCCAATTGGACGACCCATCCGAACAATCCGGGTGCTGTCGCGGCGGAGTGA